From Bacteroidales bacterium, a single genomic window includes:
- a CDS encoding class I lanthipeptide codes for MKKVKLNKKLNLNKETVTNLNMIFGGGDNKATFSLWSCDPSNKPKSCCQTGCADTCPNWSKPGVITCQQTRCIRC; via the coding sequence ATGAAAAAAGTAAAATTAAACAAAAAATTAAATTTAAATAAAGAGACTGTGACAAACCTTAATATGATTTTTGGAGGTGGGGACAATAAAGCAACATTTTCTTTATGGAGTTGTGATCCTTCTAATAAACCCAAATCTTGTTGCCAAACTGGTTGCGCTGACACTTGTCCTAACTGGTCAAAACCTGGTGTCATTACATGTCAACAAACAAGATGCATTAGATGCTAA
- a CDS encoding erythromycin esterase family protein — protein sequence MKTFLISVSILLISVTCSAQKSVLKVNPKWENSIQNVACEIKSFDSEDFSDLVFLKQLLKDKQYLFIGESSHEVAEFFKLRTRLIKFLHEQMGFKIIAFENDLNTTTFFNIQKDQALSIDSLMLYLGYFPCMEMCELVKYLRKNDIVTTGFDVQLSNTAIFSPAVRYYFKITDSILNDDSLFCVNAQNSIDAHTLAKKWNNAITGISGYDTLSSFAKCIYKSIKTRADWMERMPNISSPMRDSLMAANFLWLIKNMYPKEKVIILAHNEHIAKFNPAFKDKKKYYGSMGQYLQDSIWEKSYVMGIYAFQGQTGNYGPLCTISANKRNSLGAIFNCTGYDISFCDFLSQNKSVENNWMFKKKIKTVSYCFQRYKMVPADHYDGIIMVKNVHAITKLK from the coding sequence ATGAAAACTTTTTTAATTTCAGTATCTATACTTTTAATATCCGTTACATGCAGTGCCCAGAAGTCTGTATTAAAAGTTAACCCCAAATGGGAAAATTCTATTCAAAATGTAGCGTGTGAGATTAAAAGTTTTGATAGTGAAGATTTTTCAGACCTTGTTTTTTTAAAACAACTATTAAAAGATAAACAATACTTGTTTATTGGAGAAAGTTCTCATGAAGTTGCAGAATTTTTCAAACTTCGAACCCGATTAATAAAATTTTTACATGAGCAAATGGGATTTAAAATTATTGCATTTGAAAATGATTTGAATACAACTACATTTTTTAATATCCAAAAAGATCAAGCACTTTCCATTGATAGCCTAATGTTGTATTTGGGATATTTTCCATGTATGGAAATGTGTGAACTCGTAAAATATTTAAGAAAAAATGATATAGTCACGACAGGTTTTGATGTGCAACTATCAAATACAGCTATATTTTCACCCGCTGTTCGATATTACTTTAAAATTACAGATTCTATTTTAAATGATGATTCATTATTTTGTGTGAATGCACAAAATTCAATAGATGCACATACGCTCGCAAAAAAATGGAATAATGCAATTACTGGTATCTCAGGTTACGATACCCTGTCATCTTTTGCTAAATGTATTTACAAAAGCATCAAAACCAGGGCTGATTGGATGGAGCGAATGCCAAACATTTCATCCCCAATGCGCGATTCATTAATGGCTGCAAATTTTTTATGGCTTATCAAAAATATGTATCCTAAGGAGAAAGTAATTATACTGGCGCATAATGAGCATATTGCAAAATTTAATCCTGCATTTAAAGACAAGAAAAAATATTATGGAAGCATGGGGCAATATCTTCAGGATTCTATTTGGGAAAAATCATATGTGATGGGTATTTATGCATTTCAGGGGCAAACTGGTAATTATGGTCCGTTATGCACCATTAGTGCGAATAAGCGTAATTCGTTAGGTGCAATTTTTAATTGTACCGGATATGATATATCGTTTTGTGATTTTTTATCGCAAAATAAATCGGTTGAAAATAACTGGATGTTTAAGAAAAAAATTAAAACTGTAAGTTATTGTTTTCAACGATATAAAATGGTGCCGGCTGATCACTACGATGGTATTATCATGGTTAAAAATGTTCATGCAATAACAAAACTTAAATAA
- a CDS encoding lanthionine synthetase C family protein, with translation MNLDKERILFEIEKIYNTLISLDYKEETDFGVLSGLGGVCLFLAEKYKISREEDVINKTALYFQLIYNGFNNKEYPSFTFCSGISGVGWLVNYLSKINLFESEENNVELNNLIYQFAIHSMSQYKNYDYLHGGLGTLLYFATLSDNQLCKSEVSNIIDKAIKLSYNENNYRYWIDDTYKKNNPEIFVPDKFVNFGLAHGLPGILLLFGKAFCVTKDKKIIHIIEEGVNCILNHELEDSLSIFPSDNFHKRGSRLAWCYGDLGIANSLYILGNQLSNEKWIKKSIDIFIHASKRKELLMNSIIDAGICHGAFGISHIFRRMFFNTGIEIFSKASDYWINEALYMAKFEDGLSGYKAYHGPDKGWVKEFGLLEGIAGMGLVLLSSISKEAPNWDECLLLS, from the coding sequence ATGAATTTAGATAAAGAAAGAATATTATTTGAAATTGAAAAAATATATAACACGCTTATATCGCTTGATTATAAAGAAGAAACTGATTTTGGGGTTTTGAGCGGCTTAGGTGGTGTGTGCTTATTTTTGGCGGAAAAATATAAAATTTCTCGTGAAGAAGATGTTATAAATAAAACGGCGTTGTATTTTCAATTAATTTACAATGGATTTAACAACAAAGAATATCCCTCATTTACTTTTTGTTCAGGAATTTCAGGTGTGGGATGGTTGGTAAATTATTTATCAAAGATTAATTTATTTGAATCTGAAGAAAATAATGTAGAATTAAATAACTTAATATATCAATTTGCAATTCATTCAATGTCTCAGTATAAAAATTATGATTATTTGCATGGAGGTTTAGGAACTTTATTATATTTTGCAACTTTATCTGATAATCAATTATGTAAAAGCGAAGTTTCAAATATTATTGATAAAGCTATTAAACTTTCGTATAATGAAAATAACTATAGATATTGGATTGATGATACGTATAAAAAAAATAATCCAGAAATTTTTGTTCCAGATAAGTTTGTGAATTTTGGGTTGGCTCATGGTCTCCCAGGAATTTTATTGTTGTTTGGGAAAGCTTTCTGTGTTACAAAAGATAAAAAAATAATTCACATAATCGAGGAAGGAGTGAATTGTATTTTAAATCATGAATTAGAGGACTCTTTATCAATATTTCCTTCTGATAATTTTCACAAACGTGGGTCAAGGCTGGCATGGTGTTATGGAGATTTAGGTATTGCAAATTCATTGTATATATTAGGAAATCAACTTTCAAATGAAAAATGGATTAAAAAATCTATCGATATCTTTATTCATGCTTCAAAACGTAAAGAATTATTAATGAATTCTATTATAGATGCAGGTATATGTCATGGAGCATTTGGAATATCGCATATTTTTAGAAGAATGTTTTTTAATACTGGTATAGAAATTTTTAGCAAGGCATCTGATTATTGGATAAATGAGGCGCTATATATGGCGAAATTTGAAGATGGCTTGTCGGGATATAAAGCATATCATGGTCCTGACAAAGGATGGGTAAAAGAATTTGGACTACTCGAAGGAATTGCAGGAATGGGTCTTGTTTTATTATCATCTATTTCAAAAGAAGCTCCCAATTGGGATGAGTGTTTATTACTTTCATAA
- a CDS encoding lantibiotic dehydratase, with the protein MLDEIKKQYQSFSNFLIRTPLLPLQTIEEFTEEKLKNLFQNPVIGEAIFLASPVLHSECIKWLNGNIKEKKEERRIVYSLMRYLLRMSTRCTPFGLFAGCTVGEWKETYDVRNFFLQSCGNYKSHTRLDMHYLCALAQNLSNHSIIKDKIKFFPNSSIYKYGNKIRYVEYRYVNKKRLHHLVAVDDSDYLRKILSIAENGAEIKVLAESLVDDEINIDEATDFINELISSQILVSELEPAITGPEFLQQLLKVLEKIEGIDEIKNILSETKNAIEKIDESQLGVDVLNYYNIAENLKKLKTEYELNLLFQTDMVKPAESVSLDNSFADDVLKGIAVMNKFTLQQAKNNLTQFCEAFYERYEDKEVPLVLALDNETGIGYLQGSVGLGDIAPLVDDIGTPSVNSGNAEIQWNSIQSFLLKKYLEAHKTDSYEVNISDKELEIFKNDFDDLPDTISAMVQLYHDKIYISSVGGSSAANLLGRFCHSGESIYQMTRKITEKEKSLNPDVIYAEIVHLPESRTGNILLRPALREYEIPFLAKANVDKEHQISLNDLMLSVRSNKIFLRSRKLNKEIIPRLSTAHNYSYNSLPIYHFLCDLQMQNSRGGVGFSWGVLQNEFTFLPRVCYQNVILSLAQWNLRKEDFEKLLKYEENNLLNIINEWREKFKMPRYIALADGDNELVIDLENILCVKTFIDAIKKRQSIKLIEFIFDSETSVVKSEEGSFANQVIIPFYKIKEIKQPEIKERQKEVKQNNNEINIQRTYTTGDRWLYFKFYMGSKTSDLFLTNIIKPLTEELIQEQIIDKWFFIRYADPKLHIRIRFHGTKENFYSSVIAKLHEYNSDFINMNLTWKVQTDTYNRELERYGYNSIDLAESLFFHDSSMIVKMLDMIEGDQGETYRWLFCVRAIDTLLDDFKFDMMQKKELLHLLSEGFNREFNMNKDAKAHLGQKYRKERSLVNEVLDRSKDEANEMKPLIDYIIEKSNSIKPIVEEILKLKENNTLQVPIDNLMGSYIHMLCNRLFKSKQRLHELVIYTFLLKYYESEIAREKTST; encoded by the coding sequence ATGCTTGATGAAATTAAAAAACAATATCAGTCTTTTTCAAATTTTTTAATTCGCACGCCGTTACTTCCTTTACAAACTATTGAAGAATTTACAGAAGAAAAATTAAAAAACCTTTTTCAAAACCCTGTAATTGGTGAAGCTATTTTTCTTGCTTCGCCGGTATTGCATAGCGAATGTATAAAATGGCTTAATGGAAATATTAAAGAAAAAAAAGAAGAAAGAAGAATTGTATATTCTTTAATGCGTTACCTATTGCGTATGTCAACGCGTTGCACACCGTTCGGATTATTTGCAGGATGTACTGTTGGGGAATGGAAAGAAACATATGATGTTCGTAATTTTTTTCTTCAATCTTGTGGAAATTATAAAAGTCATACACGTCTTGATATGCACTATCTTTGTGCATTAGCGCAAAACTTATCAAATCATTCAATAATAAAAGATAAAATTAAATTCTTTCCTAATAGCAGTATCTATAAATATGGCAATAAAATCAGGTACGTTGAATATCGTTATGTAAATAAAAAAAGGCTTCATCACTTGGTTGCTGTTGATGATTCCGATTACTTACGGAAAATATTGTCAATAGCTGAAAATGGAGCAGAGATAAAAGTATTAGCAGAAAGTCTGGTTGATGATGAAATAAATATTGATGAGGCAACCGATTTTATTAATGAGTTAATATCAAGTCAAATATTAGTGAGTGAATTAGAACCTGCAATTACCGGCCCTGAATTTCTTCAACAATTATTGAAGGTTCTTGAAAAGATTGAAGGAATTGATGAAATAAAAAATATACTTTCTGAAACAAAAAATGCAATCGAGAAAATTGATGAAAGTCAATTGGGCGTTGATGTTTTGAATTATTATAATATTGCAGAGAACCTGAAAAAACTTAAAACGGAATATGAGTTAAATTTATTGTTTCAAACCGATATGGTAAAACCTGCTGAATCCGTTTCGCTCGATAACTCTTTTGCAGATGATGTTTTGAAAGGTATTGCTGTGATGAATAAATTTACTTTACAACAGGCAAAAAACAATTTAACACAATTTTGTGAAGCATTTTATGAACGCTATGAAGACAAAGAAGTTCCTTTGGTTCTGGCATTGGATAATGAAACCGGAATTGGTTATTTGCAAGGTTCGGTTGGATTAGGTGATATAGCTCCGTTGGTAGATGATATTGGAACCCCATCGGTAAATAGTGGTAATGCTGAAATACAATGGAATTCCATTCAATCATTCTTGTTAAAAAAATATCTTGAAGCACATAAAACAGATTCGTATGAAGTAAATATTTCTGATAAAGAATTAGAAATATTTAAAAATGATTTTGATGATTTGCCGGATACTATAAGTGCAATGGTTCAATTATACCATGACAAAATATATATTTCTTCAGTGGGTGGTTCAAGTGCAGCAAATCTTTTAGGGCGTTTTTGTCATTCAGGTGAATCTATTTACCAGATGACAAGAAAAATTACAGAAAAGGAAAAATCTTTGAACCCTGATGTTATTTATGCCGAAATAGTTCATTTGCCTGAATCACGTACAGGAAATATTTTATTAAGGCCGGCTTTACGAGAGTATGAAATCCCGTTTCTTGCTAAAGCGAATGTTGATAAAGAGCATCAAATATCACTTAATGATTTGATGTTGTCAGTACGTAGTAATAAAATATTCTTGCGTTCCAGGAAACTGAATAAGGAAATAATTCCTCGTTTATCTACAGCCCATAATTACTCATATAATTCGTTGCCAATTTATCATTTTTTATGCGATTTACAAATGCAGAATAGCAGGGGTGGCGTGGGATTTAGCTGGGGTGTTCTGCAAAATGAATTTACTTTTCTTCCACGAGTTTGTTACCAAAATGTGATATTATCATTAGCTCAATGGAATCTACGTAAAGAAGATTTTGAAAAATTATTAAAATATGAAGAAAATAATTTACTCAACATAATTAATGAATGGCGAGAAAAATTTAAAATGCCCCGTTATATTGCACTTGCTGATGGTGACAATGAACTGGTAATTGATTTAGAAAATATTTTATGTGTAAAAACTTTTATAGATGCAATAAAAAAACGTCAATCTATTAAACTTATTGAATTTATTTTTGATTCCGAAACATCTGTTGTAAAAAGCGAAGAAGGTAGTTTTGCTAATCAGGTTATTATTCCTTTTTATAAAATTAAGGAAATTAAACAACCGGAAATTAAAGAAAGACAAAAGGAAGTAAAACAAAATAATAATGAAATAAATATTCAACGTACTTATACAACTGGCGACAGATGGCTGTATTTTAAATTTTATATGGGTTCTAAAACTTCAGACCTTTTTCTTACAAATATTATTAAGCCTTTAACTGAAGAATTAATACAGGAACAAATTATTGATAAATGGTTTTTTATTCGCTACGCTGATCCAAAACTACACATAAGAATAAGATTCCATGGAACTAAAGAAAATTTTTATTCATCAGTAATTGCAAAATTACATGAATATAATTCTGATTTTATAAATATGAACCTGACATGGAAAGTGCAGACTGATACATATAATCGCGAATTGGAAAGATATGGATATAACAGTATTGATTTAGCGGAATCATTATTTTTTCACGATAGCAGTATGATTGTAAAAATGCTTGATATGATTGAAGGTGACCAGGGCGAAACATACCGCTGGTTATTTTGTGTACGTGCAATTGATACTCTGCTCGATGATTTTAAATTTGACATGATGCAAAAAAAAGAATTGTTGCATTTGTTATCTGAAGGATTTAACAGAGAATTTAATATGAATAAAGATGCTAAAGCACATCTTGGGCAGAAGTATAGAAAAGAACGTTCGCTGGTAAATGAAGTGCTTGATAGGTCGAAAGATGAAGCAAATGAAATGAAACCATTAATCGATTATATAATTGAAAAATCAAATTCAATAAAACCAATAGTAGAAGAAATATTAAAATTAAAAGAGAATAATACTTTACAGGTTCCCATAGATAACCTAATGGGAAGTTACATTCATATGTTGTGTAACCGTTTGTTCAAATCAAAACAACGTTTGCATGAATTGGTTATTTATACTTTTTTACTTAAATATTATGAATCAGAAATTGCGAGGGAGAAAACCTCGACATGA
- the gwsG gene encoding grasp-with-spasm system ATP-grasp peptide maturase: MVLIITEKKDYSTGVVLNWLNRYNVKFIVITPESVIKKITIDINNDEYLLMFQDEKRKIEIKYKDIDSIWYRRGYLNFDIRKNIMQDNKINKRINAHLTKEWMTLIQYVFHSFEKKNFLGNFFIGDTNKIITLKLAKQLGLLIPKTHIVTDKDNLLNLVKKNKFITKGIQSGLLMNFKRNDTQLSYHNLTNDINENDFKKSSDSFFPSLIQEKIKKLFEIRTFYINSSFYSMAIFSQLDDQTKTDFRNYNFKKPNRCIPIILPTKISEKLIKLLNMLKLNTASIDIIYTSDKKYYFLEINPIGQYEMVSIPCNYNLGKVISEFLINKK; this comes from the coding sequence ATGGTACTAATAATAACAGAAAAAAAAGATTATAGTACAGGAGTTGTATTAAACTGGCTTAACAGGTATAATGTGAAATTTATTGTAATTACTCCTGAATCAGTAATTAAAAAAATAACTATTGATATTAACAACGATGAATATTTACTGATGTTTCAAGATGAGAAAAGAAAAATTGAAATTAAATATAAAGATATAGATTCTATTTGGTATAGACGAGGTTATTTAAATTTTGATATTAGGAAAAACATAATGCAAGATAATAAAATCAATAAAAGAATAAATGCACATTTAACGAAAGAGTGGATGACTTTAATTCAATATGTTTTTCATTCTTTTGAAAAGAAGAATTTTTTAGGGAATTTTTTTATTGGTGATACAAATAAAATAATAACACTTAAACTTGCAAAACAACTTGGATTATTAATTCCCAAAACACATATTGTTACAGATAAAGATAATCTTTTAAATTTAGTAAAAAAGAATAAATTTATCACTAAAGGGATTCAATCAGGACTATTGATGAATTTTAAAAGAAATGACACCCAATTATCTTATCATAACTTAACAAATGACATTAATGAAAATGATTTTAAAAAAAGTAGTGACTCTTTTTTTCCTTCATTAATTCAAGAAAAAATTAAAAAGTTATTTGAAATAAGGACATTTTATATTAATAGTTCTTTTTATTCGATGGCTATTTTTTCTCAATTAGACGACCAAACAAAAACAGATTTCAGGAATTATAATTTTAAAAAACCGAATCGTTGTATTCCCATTATTTTACCAACTAAAATTAGTGAGAAATTGATTAAATTACTAAACATGCTTAAACTTAACACTGCGTCTATTGATATTATTTATACAAGTGATAAAAAATATTATTTTTTGGAAATAAATCCTATAGGTCAATATGAGATGGTTTCTATTCCATGTAACTATAATTTAGGAAAAGTAATTAGTGAATTTTTAATTAATAAAAAATAA
- the gwsS gene encoding grasp-with-spasm system SPASM domain peptide maturase: MKRNIIKFFTNCIPIKGYSRSIIYDIQRQDADYIPNSLYEIMLDCDGCTIDDIKLKYCKNDIEKEIIDEYFSFLKSKDYLFFCSEDEFALFPPLNFIFENPSYITNAIIEVNNNTTTNTLKDFVYQIDKLICEVVQLRILSEISLDKLKSILLVFEKSNVEIIELIIKYVDFPYQDLIKQFARINKIIVFSAPFSKSTNYFENKKEILYKKENICCSCGLISKQHMIINMSFYTEALQFNTCLNRKVCIDINGEIKNCPSMQESFGNIKDTTLADAVEKSGFKDLWFVNKDKIDVCKDCEFRYMCTDCRVFIKKPENIFSQPVKCTYNPYIAKWKGEEGYVPVEECGKYTKYSFVVDKRKVNKLNNQIL; the protein is encoded by the coding sequence ATGAAAAGAAATATAATCAAATTCTTTACAAATTGTATTCCTATAAAGGGTTATTCCAGGAGTATCATTTACGATATACAAAGGCAAGATGCAGATTACATACCAAATTCACTTTACGAAATTATGTTAGACTGTGATGGATGTACTATAGATGATATAAAATTAAAATATTGTAAAAATGATATAGAAAAAGAAATAATTGATGAGTATTTCTCATTTTTAAAGTCAAAGGATTATTTGTTTTTTTGTTCTGAAGATGAATTTGCATTATTCCCTCCTTTAAACTTTATTTTTGAAAATCCTTCATACATCACAAATGCAATTATAGAGGTTAATAATAATACAACAACGAATACATTAAAGGACTTTGTTTATCAAATTGATAAATTAATTTGTGAAGTTGTACAGTTAAGAATATTGAGTGAGATTTCGTTAGATAAATTAAAAAGTATATTACTGGTTTTTGAAAAAAGTAATGTAGAAATCATTGAACTTATAATAAAATATGTTGATTTTCCTTATCAGGATTTAATAAAACAATTTGCAAGAATAAATAAAATTATTGTTTTTTCAGCACCTTTTTCAAAATCAACAAATTATTTTGAAAATAAAAAAGAAATATTATATAAAAAAGAAAATATATGTTGCAGTTGTGGGTTAATTAGTAAACAACACATGATTATTAACATGTCTTTTTATACAGAGGCACTACAATTCAACACCTGTCTAAACCGCAAGGTATGTATTGACATAAATGGGGAAATAAAAAATTGTCCTTCAATGCAAGAAAGCTTCGGCAATATAAAAGATACAACACTTGCAGATGCAGTTGAAAAATCAGGCTTTAAAGATTTGTGGTTTGTAAATAAAGACAAAATTGATGTTTGCAAAGACTGTGAGTTTCGATATATGTGTACCGATTGTCGCGTATTTATAAAAAAACCTGAAAATATTTTTTCACAACCCGTCAAATGCACTTATAACCCATACATTGCTAAATGGAAAGGAGAAGAAGGTTATGTTCCGGTTGAAGAATGCGGAAAATACACGAAATATAGTTTCGTTGTTGATAAACGAAAAGTAAATAAATTGAATAACCAAATTTTATGA